In Persicimonas caeni, a single window of DNA contains:
- a CDS encoding FG-GAP repeat domain-containing protein has protein sequence MCTSLEREYLEDWSFVAKTVVTSEAFEQCMYDRIVTQGDYIPCQEDPAHSTPQESYETALEAVRNVNDLELRCDALTNSGNASAYIGSYGNYTDDTMTFHSWLDGVVESIGELDTHADDWTMSDYDQYGNRTGCSDPSGECRWAPFPWPINQGSDIVVHEALHQQGYRHAEDSNDTTCTPTSSSGYSMYSNSMPYIVGSCINRVVTRSADHCSPMCEGRDADSLFDCRKRGRLNLVDTYTEPSGGYTCSPHFDPSRNGLGVLELDSNSELDLVDNMPHGERFGSWVNGMYDSVAVTGDIWPYPSDGREEFVVMSGWGIGVIGWDENNSFDDEAMAADGTTFTHWGDGSGEWTHQTGCNGIWHAGRFSSQTQYGSATLRDEIFIECSNTGIGILSVYSGQFRTRNYEPWGTAIGGPYGHWTIGSTNDFVGFGDFNGDGQTDILVQSGWGIGLLSRTGSNGALQTLDLRSYSSSFGSWSLGSDNEVLAVGDFNGNGRDEFIIRDGWGIGVIGIKSGDTRFSDYMMRSFGTTVSSSWTLRSTDTVAGAGRLKWGPSESIDKDSILLMGDDGLAVMNFNSSNMSPYIDSNQHVQNGNAIAGLGSQGHWSYDTADNWIPYRAFGDWDGDGFTEFRIKSDWGAAVVGRTSASDSLRVHSIHKYSCPGTSDYNACHGGLAGGWLVRRYDGIITQPMQSPWGHDFAVFRRY, from the coding sequence GTGTGTACCTCGCTGGAGCGCGAATACTTGGAGGACTGGTCGTTCGTCGCCAAGACGGTGGTCACCTCCGAGGCGTTCGAGCAGTGTATGTACGACCGCATCGTCACCCAGGGCGATTACATTCCCTGTCAAGAGGATCCCGCACACAGCACTCCGCAGGAGAGCTACGAGACCGCCCTGGAGGCGGTGCGCAATGTCAATGATTTGGAGCTTCGTTGCGACGCGCTCACCAACAGCGGCAACGCCTCGGCCTACATCGGCTCGTATGGCAACTATACCGACGATACGATGACCTTCCACAGTTGGCTCGACGGGGTCGTCGAGTCCATCGGTGAACTCGACACCCACGCCGATGACTGGACGATGTCGGACTACGATCAGTACGGCAATCGCACCGGCTGCAGCGACCCGTCGGGAGAGTGTCGCTGGGCACCGTTTCCTTGGCCCATCAATCAGGGCTCGGACATCGTGGTCCATGAAGCGCTGCACCAGCAGGGCTACCGTCACGCCGAAGACAGCAACGACACCACCTGCACGCCCACCTCGTCGTCGGGCTATTCGATGTACTCGAACAGCATGCCCTACATCGTGGGCAGTTGCATCAACCGCGTGGTCACTCGCTCTGCCGATCACTGCTCGCCGATGTGCGAGGGGCGCGACGCAGACTCGCTGTTCGACTGTCGCAAGCGCGGCCGCCTGAACCTGGTCGATACCTACACCGAACCTTCGGGAGGGTATACCTGCTCGCCGCACTTCGACCCGTCGCGCAACGGGCTCGGGGTGCTCGAACTCGACTCGAACTCCGAGTTGGACCTGGTCGACAATATGCCCCATGGCGAACGCTTCGGCAGCTGGGTCAACGGCATGTACGACTCGGTGGCAGTCACCGGCGACATCTGGCCCTATCCGTCGGACGGACGCGAAGAGTTCGTCGTGATGAGCGGCTGGGGGATCGGCGTGATCGGCTGGGATGAGAATAACTCGTTTGACGATGAGGCCATGGCCGCCGACGGGACCACCTTCACCCATTGGGGAGACGGCTCGGGCGAGTGGACCCACCAGACCGGCTGCAACGGGATCTGGCATGCAGGGCGCTTCTCCAGCCAGACCCAGTATGGCTCAGCGACACTGCGCGACGAGATCTTCATCGAGTGTTCCAATACCGGCATTGGCATCTTGTCGGTGTATAGCGGCCAATTTCGCACGCGAAACTACGAGCCGTGGGGCACCGCCATCGGCGGACCTTACGGTCACTGGACGATTGGCTCGACCAATGACTTTGTTGGCTTTGGCGACTTCAACGGCGACGGCCAGACCGACATTCTGGTCCAGAGTGGCTGGGGCATTGGCTTGCTGTCGCGCACCGGCTCGAATGGGGCGCTGCAGACGCTCGATCTTCGCTCGTACTCCAGCAGTTTCGGCAGCTGGTCGCTGGGCAGCGACAACGAGGTGCTTGCCGTGGGCGACTTCAACGGCAACGGCCGCGACGAGTTCATCATCCGTGACGGTTGGGGCATCGGCGTCATCGGCATCAAGAGCGGCGATACCCGCTTCTCAGACTACATGATGCGCTCCTTCGGCACGACCGTCTCATCGAGTTGGACGCTTCGGAGCACCGATACGGTCGCCGGGGCCGGGCGCCTGAAGTGGGGGCCGAGTGAGTCGATCGACAAGGACAGTATCCTGCTGATGGGCGACGACGGGCTCGCCGTGATGAACTTCAACAGCAGCAACATGTCGCCTTACATCGATTCCAACCAGCACGTCCAAAATGGCAACGCCATCGCTGGGCTGGGCAGTCAGGGGCACTGGAGCTACGACACCGCTGACAACTGGATCCCCTACCGCGCGTTCGGCGACTGGGACGGCGACGGATTCACCGAGTTTCGCATCAAGAGCGACTGGGGAGCTGCGGTCGTCGGGCGGACCAGCGCGAGCGACTCCCTGCGCGTGCATTCGATCCACAAGTACTCGTGCCCGGGCACGTCGGATTACAACGCGTGCCACGGAGGATTGGCCGGCGGTTGGCTGGTCCGCCGCTACGACGGCATCATCACCCAACCCATGCAGAGCCCATGGGGACATGATTTTGCGGTGTTTCGTCGCTACTAA
- a CDS encoding coiled-coil domain-containing protein, producing the protein MASNISDDARRAEILRRALLGLDEDIDDLRNELLDALPDYEQRLRQHTGALPEWLKLSPVRVRELFRFSDDSVDNQGILGPRTVALGAGRVEEFVERWFDEQADQALDDSAEASHDELVDDYDAVRAYLDALRDEAERVAGEARKTLERWLDGVLTELDAQRESDIDAIEALVREGEIGRGRTARQEIADLWEEQRHQAAEIQDRWAPITALVDEGLEMTRAGLDELESMLERARQGLVGANPALEERLEAVGPEPATPEEPPAPEDPVAEQVTEQVTEQASEPSRDEADELEDEIDDVGQPTVPDTTRQTDLAVDEPSDTIPDEGFVHGIVPLEEPTSEPEMSTLESSSVSDYSEPELAETSSTPTADISSQRLYTRGGDSTAWEETDTARKTEEIDEPAESDGPAAEEAAEPTAEALHSSCFRIRAGYAPAGLAEIVAVLAPPIVFMLGVAALSVAHLLGDPGSTNPVTHYSWMPAALAVAAAWLFLVPFALGWRTRWSGWRLEILRSADVRQEEELVIAADSLTIGPVRWRYDELEATRLRRWESDADEIHGWVLMFHPPDHPKAYLVAPEPSRRRWQNSPHELVDVPYEAWQLDADDFEELRTKLIG; encoded by the coding sequence GTGGCGAGCAACATCTCAGATGATGCACGACGCGCCGAGATTCTTCGGCGCGCCCTACTGGGTCTCGATGAAGACATCGACGACCTGCGCAACGAATTGCTCGATGCGCTGCCCGATTACGAGCAGCGCTTGCGCCAGCACACGGGCGCTCTGCCCGAGTGGCTCAAGCTCTCGCCTGTGCGGGTGCGCGAGCTGTTTCGCTTCTCCGACGACAGCGTCGACAATCAAGGCATCCTGGGTCCGCGCACCGTGGCGCTGGGCGCCGGACGCGTGGAGGAATTCGTCGAGCGTTGGTTCGACGAGCAGGCCGACCAGGCCCTCGACGACTCCGCCGAGGCATCCCACGACGAGCTCGTCGACGATTACGACGCGGTGCGCGCCTACCTCGACGCGCTGCGCGACGAGGCCGAGCGCGTGGCCGGCGAGGCCCGAAAAACCCTCGAGCGCTGGCTCGACGGCGTGCTCACCGAGCTAGACGCCCAGCGCGAGAGCGACATCGACGCCATCGAGGCGCTGGTGCGCGAAGGCGAGATCGGCCGCGGGCGCACCGCGCGCCAGGAGATCGCCGACTTGTGGGAAGAACAGCGTCACCAGGCCGCCGAAATCCAAGACCGCTGGGCTCCGATCACCGCCCTGGTCGACGAGGGCCTCGAGATGACCCGCGCGGGGCTCGACGAGCTCGAAAGCATGCTCGAGCGCGCCCGTCAGGGGCTCGTGGGCGCCAATCCGGCGCTCGAAGAGCGGCTCGAGGCGGTCGGCCCCGAGCCCGCTACTCCAGAAGAGCCCCCCGCCCCAGAAGATCCGGTTGCCGAACAAGTCACCGAACAAGTCACCGAACAAGCCAGCGAGCCGAGCCGCGATGAGGCCGACGAGCTCGAAGACGAAATCGACGACGTCGGCCAACCCACCGTCCCCGACACCACCCGCCAGACCGATCTGGCGGTCGACGAACCCTCGGACACCATCCCCGACGAGGGCTTCGTCCACGGCATCGTCCCCCTCGAAGAGCCGACCTCCGAGCCGGAGATGAGCACGCTCGAGTCGAGCTCGGTCAGCGACTACTCCGAGCCCGAACTCGCCGAGACGAGCTCCACGCCCACCGCCGACATCTCGTCGCAACGCCTCTACACCCGCGGCGGTGACTCCACCGCCTGGGAAGAGACCGACACCGCGCGCAAAACCGAGGAGATCGACGAGCCCGCCGAGAGCGACGGGCCCGCGGCCGAAGAAGCCGCCGAGCCGACTGCCGAGGCGCTGCACAGCAGTTGCTTTCGCATCCGCGCAGGCTACGCCCCGGCCGGCCTGGCCGAAATCGTGGCCGTGCTCGCCCCTCCGATCGTCTTTATGCTCGGCGTCGCCGCCCTGTCCGTGGCCCACCTTCTGGGCGACCCGGGCTCGACGAACCCGGTCACCCACTACTCGTGGATGCCCGCCGCGCTGGCCGTGGCCGCCGCCTGGCTCTTTTTGGTCCCGTTCGCGCTGGGCTGGCGCACCCGCTGGTCGGGCTGGCGCCTCGAGATCTTGCGCAGCGCCGACGTCCGCCAAGAGGAAGAACTCGTCATCGCCGCCGACAGCCTGACCATCGGTCCGGTGCGCTGGCGCTACGACGAATTGGAGGCCACCCGGCTTCGCCGCTGGGAGTCGGACGCCGACGAGATCCACGGCTGGGTCTTGATGTTCCATCCCCCCGACCACCCCAAGGCCTACCTGGTCGCCCCCGAGCCGAGCCGCCGGCGCTGGCAGAACTCCCCCCACGAGCTGGTCGACGTGCCGTACGAGGCGTGGCAGCTCGACGCCGATGATTTTGAAGAGCTTCGCACCAAGCTGATTGGCTGA
- a CDS encoding response regulator yields the protein MNKRMLVVEDEENVRESVAALLEVEGHEVLTANNGAEALAVLRNGPPVELIFLDLMMPQMDGWAFRARQLNQPQYRDIPVVVLSGAHEIEREVASLEPSAVLRKPVGIQELLDVINEALQQKPN from the coding sequence ATGAATAAGCGTATGCTCGTGGTCGAAGACGAAGAAAACGTGCGCGAGAGCGTCGCGGCGCTGCTCGAGGTCGAAGGCCACGAGGTCTTGACCGCCAATAACGGCGCCGAAGCGCTGGCAGTCCTGCGAAATGGACCGCCCGTCGAACTTATTTTTCTCGATTTGATGATGCCCCAGATGGACGGCTGGGCCTTTCGTGCCCGGCAGCTCAACCAGCCTCAGTACCGCGACATTCCGGTGGTGGTGCTCTCGGGCGCTCACGAAATCGAGCGCGAGGTCGCCTCGCTCGAGCCGTCTGCGGTGCTCCGCAAGCCGGTGGGTATCCAGGAGCTGCTCGACGTGATCAACGAGGCTTTGCAGCAAAAGCCGAACTGA
- the mrtP gene encoding myxosortase MrtP yields the protein MSDSPTDKQPHQTDRQDEQAAAKPILQESGAIYVGALLLVLACVLVASAVPIVAQNLYALVAAVFVGLPYWWLTRKGWSFERFGLTWERAGRGAIWGLVFTAITLGPFAVGYWWWETKVMEREYAFSVDNFFKWPVELDGRPDQWGNESGVWTWASGQTLHIGMRAGQEPVEVTLRADEAFRPRVIGPATLRGPEGKTGPGEHSEWTIELAQPHKRTEVRIGRPTGGGTPDALRINAWRPESDAPVVIRQGAAEIEAGSTVEIDRGLTWIVLWVLTQLVFIALPEEFFYRGYLQTRLSEAFAARRRARGGGEREGEDGRRVLGISASNALTSVLFAIGHVLIPVGGAIMITRAAVFFPSLVFGWLRERTDTIAASVVYHAGANLMVLMAAPHFY from the coding sequence TTGAGTGACTCGCCGACCGACAAGCAGCCCCACCAGACCGATAGGCAGGACGAGCAGGCCGCGGCAAAGCCCATCCTCCAGGAGTCCGGCGCGATCTACGTCGGCGCCCTGCTCTTGGTGCTGGCCTGCGTGCTCGTCGCCTCTGCCGTCCCCATCGTCGCCCAGAACCTGTACGCGCTCGTCGCCGCGGTCTTCGTGGGCCTGCCTTACTGGTGGCTCACTCGCAAAGGCTGGAGCTTCGAGCGTTTCGGGCTGACCTGGGAGCGCGCCGGGCGCGGCGCGATCTGGGGACTCGTCTTCACCGCCATCACGCTCGGGCCCTTCGCGGTCGGCTACTGGTGGTGGGAGACGAAGGTCATGGAGCGCGAGTACGCCTTCTCGGTCGACAACTTCTTCAAGTGGCCGGTCGAGCTCGACGGGCGGCCGGACCAATGGGGTAATGAATCGGGCGTGTGGACGTGGGCCTCGGGTCAGACCCTGCACATTGGCATGCGTGCGGGCCAAGAGCCCGTCGAGGTGACGCTCAGGGCCGATGAGGCGTTTCGCCCGCGGGTGATCGGCCCGGCCACGCTGCGAGGCCCCGAGGGCAAGACCGGCCCCGGCGAACACAGCGAGTGGACGATCGAGCTCGCCCAGCCCCACAAGCGCACCGAGGTGCGCATTGGCCGGCCCACCGGCGGCGGCACGCCCGACGCGTTGCGCATCAACGCCTGGCGCCCCGAGTCCGACGCGCCGGTGGTGATCCGTCAGGGCGCCGCCGAGATCGAGGCGGGCTCGACCGTCGAGATCGACCGCGGGCTCACCTGGATTGTGTTGTGGGTGCTCACCCAGCTCGTCTTTATCGCGTTGCCCGAAGAGTTCTTCTACCGCGGGTATCTGCAGACGAGGCTGTCGGAGGCGTTCGCCGCCAGACGCCGGGCGCGCGGCGGCGGCGAACGCGAAGGTGAGGACGGACGTCGGGTGTTGGGGATTTCTGCGTCAAACGCGCTCACAAGCGTGTTGTTCGCCATCGGTCACGTGCTCATTCCGGTGGGCGGCGCGATCATGATCACCCGCGCGGCGGTCTTCTTTCCGTCGCTGGTCTTCGGGTGGCTGCGCGAGCGCACCGACACCATCGCCGCCTCAGTGGTCTACCACGCCGGCGCCAACCTGATGGTGCTGATGGCCGCGCCGCACTTCTACTGA
- the plbQ gene encoding PLuB system PQQ-binding repeat protein, which translates to MRMVPQQAAKLALVLLALSVWSGCDKGESAEKAPEVDKPEVTTHAWQPPEAVDLTNPGSHSIEELALSEARKFPDCHQIFEPDGTPAESFPLSDDEQRPLELAGCEPEAYRVLDDGTRLVAYATPPDGPGWDMRLVSYAPSGELNWHYRLDRSENAKNFTANFRGSFIAPILPRLVCAGTLWSGGTEAACVDAESGEAKWDGIMKFWAGMAPQPAANALNSATLSGLTRRYPYSGVEMRYRPFDNRGGRAAFYATDGERLFFVPAQQDEADAIQMTAFDLESYEPIWRLGLEARPRATWTHAFGELGVVLFKVDEAIYAAKADTGELLWSATVGDDEPPVAARGGKLYLLLRRKADPNLLYELEPQSGQVNWYGEVPTGTLELRSYEDTLILRSVRAVQKVSGLE; encoded by the coding sequence ATGCGCATGGTCCCACAGCAGGCAGCCAAGCTCGCGCTGGTGCTCCTCGCGTTGTCCGTGTGGAGCGGGTGCGACAAAGGGGAGTCGGCGGAGAAGGCGCCCGAGGTCGACAAGCCCGAGGTCACCACCCACGCCTGGCAGCCGCCCGAGGCGGTCGACCTGACCAACCCGGGGAGCCACTCCATCGAAGAGCTCGCGTTGAGCGAGGCGCGTAAGTTCCCCGATTGTCACCAGATCTTCGAGCCCGACGGCACGCCCGCCGAGAGCTTTCCGCTCAGCGACGACGAGCAGCGCCCCCTCGAGCTGGCCGGCTGCGAGCCGGAGGCGTATCGCGTCCTCGACGACGGCACGCGGCTGGTCGCCTATGCGACCCCGCCCGACGGCCCCGGCTGGGACATGCGTCTGGTGTCGTACGCGCCTTCCGGCGAGTTGAACTGGCACTACCGACTCGACCGCTCCGAGAACGCCAAGAACTTCACCGCGAATTTTCGCGGCTCGTTCATCGCCCCGATTCTGCCGCGGCTCGTCTGCGCGGGCACGTTGTGGTCGGGGGGCACGGAGGCGGCGTGCGTCGACGCCGAGTCGGGCGAGGCGAAGTGGGACGGCATCATGAAGTTCTGGGCGGGCATGGCCCCGCAGCCGGCGGCCAACGCGCTCAACTCGGCGACCCTGAGCGGCTTGACGCGCCGCTATCCCTACTCGGGCGTCGAGATGCGCTACCGCCCCTTCGACAACCGCGGCGGGCGCGCGGCCTTCTACGCCACCGACGGCGAGCGGCTCTTTTTCGTGCCAGCCCAGCAGGACGAGGCAGACGCGATTCAGATGACCGCCTTCGACCTCGAGTCCTACGAGCCCATCTGGCGGCTCGGGCTCGAAGCGCGCCCCCGCGCCACCTGGACACACGCGTTCGGTGAGTTGGGCGTCGTGCTTTTCAAGGTCGACGAGGCGATCTATGCCGCCAAAGCCGACACCGGCGAGTTGCTGTGGTCGGCGACCGTCGGCGACGACGAGCCCCCGGTGGCCGCCCGCGGCGGCAAGCTCTACCTGTTGCTCCGCCGCAAAGCCGATCCCAACTTGCTGTACGAACTCGAGCCGCAGTCCGGCCAGGTCAACTGGTACGGGGAGGTGCCCACCGGTACACTCGAGCTCCGCAGCTACGAAGACACCCTCATTTTGCGCAGCGTGCGCGCCGTCCAAAAGGTAAGCGGCCTTGAGTGA
- the plbH gene encoding PLuB system helicase-like protein, giving the protein MFSTFSPPENLADQDALYTAPTGPVWELEAGAILEADNALDSTQAYLVRRLPNARSMLTVGPILEQVTRFDHPRLWGPSYWTRGEEGLWVATPKPRGVLLDESDFARPSWSEALELWRPLAEAVTRLHRRGLVHGQLVPWALWMDEASGKLTAIEAGCWIGEDFSPVGDSQNVWLAAEMRGPLDERDPSPATDIYGLARLLVRLALPAEQAAMPRPNFTGIPAFAIPALEAALADEPAKRPARVAELLAAMAPKSFHEAPSVEISHENTVSDTMSVLHARVSGIERLEHPKFGQGIKFYLNMYADKSLGDEQLGAFFYEKQAPEVFDSVKWVWDGCELNLLDARVITNSAGERFLTSQDKTLPVLEPHMPMSVSDVLKAEGCPSRFLVDQRDRGGSSRPLVFGNLVHGLLDDLVEPDPPGFEDAFEDRVRELRLDMLAAGLRDTDLPRLRKDARQHFDNIRRFTAPRTNDSPETDRVGWSGRNVEVTRYSTRYGIEGRVDLVAEDAREGLQIVELKSGKSWDGHMSQVRFYKFLWDGLAEERGLTITGHLLYSKQGRMQAAPMEDTERERRILRARNELIACLRSFVDPDYEYDVPFFMQHPRACRSNSCNFRRDRCQAQTAILGLSDEASPWDAITREPWLGSDPELVARAWTWHEHFSRLIEMERWAATAELGKVLHSGRLHERKENYAAVDNMRRVRVGSESGYVVFSGEHGQIFSPGDYLIAHRGDFHTSHILRGRVVAVDGDQITIASRGAGIANELPEDGWILDDLPARLGFRQAHHALYRTLAKGSPDKIEVLFRPDGERAKELMKAVDNGYTLGEAAASLNPSQKAAVRQALWAPGGALIQGPPGTGKTTVIAHAVRELVARGKRVLVSAFTNTAVDTILTKLLDVGCDDFVRVGHSTRSPDLTRRLEASGRHPLDYFTADYAAQTASLDLLAEDLLGKSVIASTAHRCAKSAEMEFLQRELGDTPFDVAIVDEAGQITEPMTLASVSLGERFVLVGDHRQLPPIVENEQTHTNFLDDRGRVELEEMGCAGLDRSLFERLIEKLPYVMLDEQYRMHADIMEFSNGAFYDEKLRAHESVAGHMLSVDPGALESGALAKTTGELLAPAHPLVFADVAHEGQSPHNQARHNKLEAEAVVDTVAALLESSDEPASIGVVSPFRAQVYWIRQLLADRLGKRAGGVDVDTVERFQGSERDSILVSLVKTERAGDFLADERRLNVTLTRARKKLIVFGSRACLELNPLYRRLIEQPQTHVVTWKG; this is encoded by the coding sequence CGGGGTGCTGCTCGACGAATCCGACTTCGCCCGGCCGAGCTGGTCCGAGGCGCTCGAGCTGTGGCGCCCGCTCGCCGAGGCGGTCACGCGGCTGCACCGAAGGGGGCTGGTCCACGGCCAGCTCGTGCCGTGGGCGCTGTGGATGGACGAGGCGAGTGGGAAGCTCACGGCCATCGAGGCGGGCTGCTGGATCGGCGAGGACTTCTCGCCGGTCGGGGATAGCCAAAATGTCTGGCTCGCCGCCGAAATGCGCGGGCCGCTCGACGAGCGCGACCCGAGCCCGGCGACCGACATCTACGGCCTGGCCCGCCTGCTGGTGCGTCTGGCGCTCCCCGCCGAGCAGGCCGCCATGCCGCGGCCGAACTTCACAGGAATCCCCGCGTTTGCGATCCCCGCGCTCGAAGCCGCGCTGGCCGACGAGCCGGCCAAGCGCCCGGCGCGGGTGGCCGAGCTCCTGGCGGCGATGGCGCCGAAGTCGTTCCACGAGGCGCCGTCGGTCGAGATTTCGCACGAGAATACGGTCTCTGACACCATGTCCGTGCTGCACGCGCGGGTCTCGGGCATCGAGCGCCTCGAGCACCCGAAGTTCGGACAGGGCATCAAGTTCTACCTGAATATGTACGCCGACAAGTCCCTCGGCGACGAGCAGCTCGGCGCGTTCTTCTACGAGAAGCAGGCGCCCGAGGTCTTCGACAGCGTCAAGTGGGTCTGGGATGGCTGCGAGCTCAACCTGCTCGACGCGCGCGTCATCACCAACTCCGCCGGCGAGCGCTTTTTGACCAGCCAGGACAAGACGCTGCCGGTGCTCGAGCCGCATATGCCGATGAGCGTGTCGGATGTGCTCAAGGCCGAGGGGTGCCCGAGCCGGTTCTTGGTTGACCAGCGTGACCGCGGGGGCTCGAGCCGCCCGCTGGTGTTCGGAAACCTGGTCCACGGCCTACTCGACGACCTCGTCGAGCCCGACCCGCCCGGCTTCGAGGACGCCTTCGAAGACCGCGTGCGCGAGCTTCGCCTCGACATGCTCGCCGCCGGCCTGCGCGACACCGATTTGCCCAGGCTTCGCAAAGACGCCCGGCAGCACTTCGACAATATCCGCCGGTTCACTGCCCCACGCACGAACGACTCGCCGGAGACCGACCGGGTGGGCTGGAGCGGCCGCAACGTCGAGGTGACCCGCTATTCGACGCGCTACGGCATCGAGGGACGTGTCGACCTGGTCGCCGAGGACGCCCGCGAGGGCCTGCAGATCGTCGAATTGAAGTCGGGCAAGAGCTGGGACGGGCACATGAGCCAGGTTCGGTTCTACAAGTTTTTGTGGGACGGGCTGGCCGAAGAGCGCGGCCTGACGATCACCGGCCACCTGCTGTACTCGAAGCAGGGGCGCATGCAGGCCGCGCCGATGGAGGATACCGAGCGCGAGCGGCGCATCCTACGCGCCCGCAACGAGCTCATCGCGTGTCTGCGAAGCTTCGTCGACCCCGACTACGAGTACGACGTGCCCTTCTTTATGCAGCACCCGCGGGCGTGTCGGTCGAACTCGTGCAATTTCCGGCGCGACCGATGCCAGGCGCAGACGGCGATCCTGGGGCTGTCCGACGAGGCCTCGCCGTGGGACGCGATCACCCGCGAGCCGTGGCTCGGCTCCGACCCCGAGCTCGTCGCGCGGGCCTGGACATGGCACGAACATTTCTCGCGGCTCATCGAGATGGAGCGCTGGGCGGCGACCGCCGAGCTGGGCAAAGTGCTGCACAGCGGGCGGCTGCACGAGCGCAAGGAGAACTACGCCGCGGTCGACAACATGCGCCGTGTGCGCGTGGGCTCGGAGTCGGGCTACGTGGTCTTCAGCGGCGAGCACGGCCAGATCTTTAGCCCGGGCGACTATCTCATCGCCCACCGGGGCGACTTCCATACGTCTCATATTCTGCGCGGGCGCGTCGTGGCGGTCGACGGCGACCAGATCACCATCGCCTCGCGCGGGGCGGGCATCGCCAACGAGCTGCCCGAGGACGGCTGGATTTTGGACGACCTGCCGGCGCGCCTGGGCTTTCGACAGGCGCACCACGCGCTGTACCGCACGCTGGCCAAGGGGAGCCCCGACAAGATCGAGGTGCTCTTCCGGCCCGACGGCGAGCGCGCCAAAGAGCTGATGAAGGCGGTCGACAACGGCTACACGCTCGGCGAGGCAGCCGCGTCGCTCAACCCGAGCCAGAAGGCGGCGGTGCGCCAAGCGCTGTGGGCGCCGGGCGGCGCGCTCATCCAGGGCCCGCCGGGCACCGGCAAGACGACCGTCATCGCCCACGCGGTGCGCGAGTTGGTCGCCCGCGGCAAGCGCGTGCTCGTCTCGGCGTTTACCAACACCGCCGTCGACACCATTTTGACCAAGCTGCTCGACGTGGGCTGCGACGACTTTGTGCGCGTGGGCCACAGCACTCGAAGCCCCGACCTGACGCGCCGCCTGGAGGCGTCGGGGCGCCACCCGCTCGACTATTTCACCGCCGACTACGCCGCCCAGACCGCCTCGCTCGACCTGCTCGCCGAGGACCTGCTCGGCAAGAGCGTCATCGCCAGCACCGCGCACCGGTGCGCGAAGTCGGCCGAGATGGAGTTTTTGCAACGCGAGTTGGGCGACACGCCCTTCGACGTGGCCATCGTCGACGAGGCGGGCCAGATCACCGAGCCGATGACCCTGGCGTCGGTTAGCCTGGGCGAGCGCTTCGTGCTCGTGGGCGACCACCGCCAGTTGCCCCCGATCGTGGAAAACGAGCAGACGCACACCAACTTCCTCGACGACCGCGGCCGCGTGGAGCTCGAGGAGATGGGCTGCGCGGGCCTCGATCGAAGCCTGTTCGAGCGGCTCATCGAGAAGCTTCCGTACGTGATGCTCGACGAGCAGTACCGCATGCACGCCGACATCATGGAGTTCTCGAACGGGGCGTTCTACGACGAGAAGCTTCGCGCCCACGAGTCGGTCGCCGGGCATATGCTGTCGGTCGACCCGGGAGCGCTGGAATCGGGCGCGCTCGCCAAGACGACCGGTGAGCTGCTCGCCCCGGCCCACCCGCTCGTCTTCGCCGACGTCGCTCACGAGGGCCAGTCCCCGCACAACCAGGCCCGGCACAACAAGCTCGAAGCCGAGGCGGTCGTCGACACGGTCGCCGCGTTGCTCGAGTCGAGCGACGAGCCGGCGTCGATCGGCGTCGTCAGCCCGTTTCGCGCCCAGGTCTACTGGATTCGCCAGCTCCTGGCCGACCGGCTGGGCAAGCGCGCCGGCGGCGTCGACGTCGACACCGTCGAGCGCTTCCAGGGAAGCGAGCGCGACTCCATTCTGGTGAGCTTGGTGAAGACCGAGCGCGCCGGCGACTTCTTGGCCGACGAGCGCCGCCTGAACGTCACGCTGACCCGCGCCCGCAAAAAACTCATCGTCTTCGGAAGCCGCGCATGTCTCGAGCTCAACCCGCTATACCGCCGGCTCATCGAGCAACCCCAAACCCACGTGGTCACATGGAAGGGATGA